Within the Peromyscus maniculatus bairdii isolate BWxNUB_F1_BW_parent chromosome 2, HU_Pman_BW_mat_3.1, whole genome shotgun sequence genome, the region AAGATAAGCATTCAGACCTATCTGCCTGATTGAATTTGATGCTTTCTGTGTGgcgtatgtattttaaaaatgacctTCTATATCTGCCAGTTTTTAAGGGTACAATGTTTTTATGTCCTTGAATGCTAGGGTATTTGCTTGGCAGTTTCCACCTTTGGGTTCCCATTCAAATGAAGAAATATCTAAAACTGTGATTTAGGTCACTGATGAACTATTTTGTGGTTCACATAGACACAAAAATCTTGGGTAAAGgtttttgaaacaaaaattaaatgggATCCATTAATATGAGATGACTTTATCCAGCATGATTTGAAATTTTCCTAAAGAATATATTTGTGAGGCTGGAGAATTGACTTGGTGTTTAGGAAAagtggcttctcttccagaggatctgggttcagttcccagcccccacatgtcagttcatagccatctgtaactccagttctggggtatctttttttgtttcttcaagacaTAGTTTTTCTGTATAataaacagccctggctgtcctggaactctctttgtagcccaggctggccttgaactcagagatccactacctctgccacccaagtgctgggattagaggtgtgctccaccactgcctggcagtccTGGGGGATCctatgctgtcttctggcctctgcaagccccaggcacacatgtgctcagATGTACGTGTAGACAAAATACTCACTGACAAAGAATAAgataaattgaataaataaataaataaaaattactctCAGACCAGAAGGCTTATGTTacctttttcaaatatttgtttatGTAGGTGGCAATTTTATGTCAGTTCCTCAGAGAAATTGACTACAAGACAGCCTTCAAGTCATTGCAGGAACAAAACAggtatggtttgtttgtttgttttttcttttcttttttttttttttaaacatgaagctGAAGCTGTTCTGCATTAGTAACGAGACTCTGTTTGCAGCCATGACGCTATGGACTCCTACTATGACTGCATCTGGGACGTCACTATCCTGGAGTACTTGACTTGTATCCTTCCGTCAGTGCCTGGGATGGCACAGCAGCTCATGTCTGTGATCTAAAGTATTTCCAGAGGCGGTGCTGGCGGCACGAGCCTCTAATCCAGCACTTAgggggagaggcaggcggatctctgtgacttccaggacagctggggctacacaaggaaaccctgtctcaaaaaaaaaaaaaaaaaaattggaacatATTTTCCAAGCTAAAGTAGAAAGAgcctggaattttaaaaatatattacatatatgattgtgtgtgtgtacatattctgCAGTGTGTGAATATCACACACACTGAGGGCAACCTTGAAGTCAATTTTCTTCTGCCATATGGGTCTTGACGGTTGAGCTCCAGTCATCAGATCTGGCAGCAAGCTCCTTGacatgctgagccacctccccagcctcaaaGAGTTGAGATCCCATCAAGATATAataatcacttttatttttcttaactgatACATTCAGATCTTCATCATAAAAGAGGAGAAACAGATAAGAGACAGATTGCTGTAAGTTGCCTTACAcctttcttcagtgatgttttCCGAGTATTAAACAGTTTAGATTTGTGCCATTGAGCAAAGACTGTTTGCCCATTTACTGCCAGAATTTAGTTATCAATATTTGCTTGTAATGTTTATTGAGTTTAAAATATTAGATAGAGCATTGTATATATCTGGTCTAAATCTTCCAGTGATTTTTCATCTCACAGGATCCTTACAGTGGCTTGCTGACTTGGTTTTCCCCTTTGCTTAACATCAGTACAAATGTCCCCACTCTTGTTCAGATATGTCAAGGACAGTAATTCTCCAGGGACCTTTGGCATTTTCTTATCCAGGAACATTCATGTTccttctggtcttgtctttgctgTTTCAGTGTTTAGCCTTCCCTGGACATCTTACAGACTAACATGCCTCCTACCACCCTCTGTTACTCTTCTTATTCTCATTCTCCTTCTAAAGTTTTTCTCTGTAACACTCACCAACATTGGACATGCTATATATTTACTGTTCTGTCAGGACTTGGCTTGTTCATAGGTAACTAGAATGGTCCCCAGCAATTACTGAATAAGTAATTTATTTGAATTTGACTCATCTTTTTTGCCCCCctcacatttctgtgtgtgtattctaaaggtcagaggacaacttacattAGTCTGTTCGCTCCTTCTATTCTGTGAGATTATGTCAAAGATTGGAACTCAGGAGATCAGGTTTGGCACCAAGCTgttttccccctccccacccccaaaccatcTTGCTATCTGTCTTAGggctttattgctgtgaagatagaccatggccacagcagctcttacaaaggaaacatttaactggtactggcttacagttcagaggtttagttcgtTATTATTATGGTAGGAAGTATGGTGGcatacaggtagacatggtgctggagaggtagctgagagttctacatctgaatctgcaagcagcaggaagtgcctcactgggcctggctttgcgtttctgagacctcaaaacccaccaccAGTGACATTTTCCCCACTACATCACATCTACTCCAAAAGCCATatctgatagtgccactccctgtgagctaatgggaaccattttttttcaaaccaccacactggcctgATGTATAAAATTTTACACTCATTACATGTGGTAAATCAGTATTACTGCCGATCTTTTCTTGCTTTTACTCATTAATAAATGTAGATGCttttagcacttttttttttttgacctgaggatcgaacccagggccttgcgcttgctaggcaagcactcttaccactgagctaaatccccaacccacttTTAGTACCTTTTAAGATGTACTCAGATGAAGTTATAGGACTATTTAGATGAAACAGACTTTTAACACCATAAATAGTGAaataaagaacatgaagttagCCCAATTGATTGAATGCCATactttctcccatttctttcttcccttttaatGATGTTTAAGTGTGGGGACATACGTGCTGCGTGTGATGCATATGTGGTGGTCAGGACAACCCTTGGCATTGATCCTTGCCTTCCTTCTACCTTGGCATTGCTTGGTCCATTAGACCAATGGGTCTGAAGGCTTCTGGGAATTGTCTTCACTTGCCATCTCTCCATAGGgacatgctggaattacagatgtgtgcactGTTGTGGCTGGCCTTTATGGTGGTCTGGGAACCTGAACTTAAGTCAGGCTTGAGTGGCAAACACTGCctattgaaccatctccccagcccctattaTGTTTCCTTTTGATTATTAGTGCATGTGTATCATGTGTGgatgtagatgtgtgtgtatcaCAGTATACACGTAGAGTTCAGAGTTCAATTTTGGGAAACTAGCTCCACCATGGCAtcaggcttacatggcaagcagttttaccaatgagccatcttgcttATGCTCTCTCATTCCTAATTTAGCTGAGGCTGGAAGGCAATATTCTTAGTGTTCCCTTAGTATTTTTATACTGTATcattaaaaaatcaaacatttgaGAGTATatcatttttcccttccctttcctccaagcCCTCTCATATACCCTTTCTTAAATTCAtggccattttttaaaagaggttAATTGTTACatacttatatgtgtgtatatacaataACTAGTAACTAGTTGGGGGCTCTTCCCTGGACTttttctcccactgttaggattaAGGACTTGTAAGCTTTCCCCTGTCCACTTCAGCATgtctattgtccttgttcagctcacttAGTATTTATgggcttctgacatttctaggagatgcaatctcacagcaaactcccttaacctctgtttttttttttttttttttttttttttccagacagggtttctctgtgtagctttgcgcctttcctggaactcacttggtagcccaggctggcctcgaactcagagatccacctgcctctgcctcccgagtgctgggattaaaggcgtgcgccaccactgcccggcttaacctctggtttttaaaatctttaaaactcctcttctgaaatgatctctgagccttaagTGTAGGAGTTATTCTACAGATATAAATACTTACTTACCTTCCATCTCTGGGAGGCAGCCAAGGGCAATTTAGTAATAGCCCATGAtgtctttgtttaattttctgagacagtcttactatgtaaccctagGGGGCCTGAACTCACTGTGAAGATCAGACTGGCTTCAGATGCAGAGATCATTAGCCTCTACTTACTAAATGCTCCTGACCCCCAACTATATTATTTTAAGGCTTCTAACTACATATCCATTTAGCCTCCTGACTCTTCTAAGTGCATCCACAGGTATAGGCTTATCTCTTATCCCCACATTAGAGGCCTCTCAGCCAGTTTTAGTCACTACTTTCTACTCTGTGCCAGCTATCTATACTGTTCTTATGTCAAGTGCTTTTCTATGGTCTTATTACTATAACCCGTTCTGCCCatagcctcttctgacctccttgtttctgtgtgggtttgtgacgacccccacccccaatcagcCTCTTCCATCTACTTTTTCTCTCCTGCTCACCCATAAGCATACAGGAATTTATTTCATGTAATAAAATGTCCTTCAGATAAGTATAAACTAAATCTTAGTAGATCGATGCAAtagttatattatttttttctgtagctcttaaattttaaaatttgattatttttaactttgactTATGTGTACTACTAGGAAGACTTATAACACTTTTCTGTTTTCAGATCaaagccattggccaaacagaaTTGAATGCAAGCAATCCTGAGGAAGTATTACAGCTGGCagcacagagaaggaaaaagaagtttCTACAAGCAATGGCAAAACTTTACTTTTAAACagttagttaattttttaaacttttattttttaaacatgggcTAAAAGTAAACAGTATTAAAAGATTAagtttatataatacatatgtacaATTTAGTGGTGTTTTCTTTTCAGACAAAAACTGTACAAAAACTTCACACATTAACAAAAGTTTACAATTTCTTCAAAGAGAGAAAGGGTTCACATGTCTGGTAACCTGGCAATCTGGTATCACTTTTTTTCTAATGAAATTGACTTTTTTAGGACCAAATTTCCTTTTCAAAGgctaacttaaaatatttaatgcatAAGTAGCTATTCTATATACAATAagtttaaataaatagatttctAGGAGTCAgtatacatttaatattttttctgccATAGAAAATAGAAGTTTAGGTCACATGCTAAGTCTTTCCATGTCGACACAGTCCTCATAATATGGGACTTAAAAATGGACTGCCAGTTTTGCAAACATAAAGCCTTAGTCACACTACATTTCAAAAATACTTAGGGGTAGATTAGTGTAATAAAGTGACTTTCTTATATAGTTTGAAAAGGCATTAAAGTTTTACCCAGATTGTGATATGAAAAGACTATAAAGCAACCCTTAGATGAAGTAAAACCCCTGTAGAAGCCAAAGCATTTATCttgtttataatttctttggTTCTCCCATCGTTTAGAGCACAGTTTAAACATTTGGTTCAATGCCTTACTGATTGAGAAATACGATGGCAAGGCAAACAGACTAGTTAAAAACAGATTGAACTTCACACCATTTGTAAAAATTCAAGTTTTATCATTGTTACAAAACAACTTCAGATAAATTAGTCACTTTATTACAAAACAATCTTTGTAAATaagtttaaatttcattttcaaaagacAAATTGCACCATTCAAGAGTATAGGAATTTAAGAATCTAAAAATGTAGATTCAAAGTTCTGTGTCAGCTAATACATCTTTTAAGTAGCACTAGTTTAGTCCATATTCCAATGATAAAATTCCTAGTTTATCAAGAGAAACACAGTAACACAGGAActtaaagaaacacagaaacaactgCTACAGCATGAATTGTTGCTGGCTTCTATCCACTGTCCTTGGGAATGAAGCCACCTCTGTAAACAagtcctcttttcttttaaacagctAGAGGAAATTTCTTTAGTGCCAatctttttttgaagtttttttgttttgttcttttgtagtgctggggattgaacccagggcttcatgcatcctAGGCATTTAGTGCCAAATTGatgtagtttttaaagaaaagaatggcAGTGTAACTCCTCAGCGGGCAAGGACAGCCATAGCACTACTTTATGTAAAACTTACTCATGTGTATAAACTCTATCCAGCATCTGCTCAATTCCAATGTGTTGTTAACTTCAGTGCTTTACTGGTGGTTTTTCAGTACTCTTTGGGGGTGTCATAATGCCGCCATTACACACGGGTGACAGCTGCCCTCCTTTTCTGAAGGTGTTCACATAGTTTACTTCATTCTGTACACATGAAGGAATAATGCAATAATTAACAgctaagataaaacaaatacatagtaAGGTGAAACCACATATCTATCTACTTGTTTGAGACATCCAAGTCTATTTAAGAGTCTCTATCTTAGGCCAGTTGTTTAATccttatcactcaggaggcagaggcagatggagctttatgaatttgaggccagcctggtttacatagcatattctagtaaggccctgtctcaaaacaagcaaatggACTGCTGGTCTTGATTTTGAGTAATATTTTTCTtaagacagtcttactatgtggcccatgaactcatgatcctcctgcctcagcctccccattgctaagattataggcctgtgccaccaagtCTGCCTTAATTGTTTTATctcctttacattttaaaatcagcATGACTATTACCTTCCCCTTTATCATCTTATGTAACTGTCTAAAGTAGTAATACACAGTATCCTCTCTATCAGTTCTAGGACTTAACTAGATagcaagattttaaaaaacagtgaaaagatcttaaattaaaagaaaaataaacaaaccccaaaaccaaaaaccatacCAGCAAAGCCaaataatttgtgtgtgtctggATATTGTGTCTGTCTTCCATGGGTATCTTCTTAAAAGTCTTCAGCTTCACTGGACTTACACTTTTTACTACACTGACAAAAGGCACCATCCAGTCTACACATTCTGAAATGTCATCCCATTCCAaacctgaattaaaaaaattagtaagatGTTAAAGTTATACAATAGAAACTACCAATCTGCCCAATGTTCTTTGCTCTGCTTCCAAGTTTTAAGTcatttaaaaactcaaaagaaatgaTTACACATTTATCAAACTGTATATGAACTTAAAGCTGAAAGAATTTAGCTTTCTGGaagctcattctgtagcccaggttggctgtCCTCCTGGTTCAGtccccccaagtgctgaggttacaggcttgTGCCTCCCATCTGACTCTTTTCTTTTTAGGTTTATAATTATGCAAGTCTGTACACAAACAAGTGtctacagagatcagaagagcatatcagatgccctggacctatagttacaggtggttatgtgCCATTTGCTATGGGGGCTAGGAACCAAACTGGGTGTTctccaagagcagtatgtgctcttaaccattgagacaTCTTTTTAGGCCCTCTTCAGCTTTTTAACCAGCACATATTCATACAAGGTAGAACTGTGCTTATTTGCTTCAAATGAATTTGATACACTAAGGACTGTAAAGTATttctaacagaaaaaaattgagtAAATTATTCAATTGTGTGCTCGATAAGATATTAAAGTTCCCGTACCATTGAAAGTGAACAAAATAGTCATACCTGAGGCTTTCTTAACCACTTCAATGGAGGTAAAATGGCATAAGGCTGCAGCTGCCAGAATTCTGTATTGGAATTCTAATGAGTCAACGGCTAAGATGCACAGATCTAAAAGCTAACAAGGAAAAAGCAAAAGTGTtagtaatttaaaagaaagatgaGTATGTCCCTGCTCTATAGAACATATACCATCACTGCTAACTCTAAGGCAAATAACCACCACCTAGTTTCAGTATtgcaggggaggaaggaaaagccaGGACAGCATTGTAGGAACACAGGGAGAATGTATTAGCAGGGTGTGCACTTCATCTGGATTGGAAAAAGCCAGAGAAGGCTTCTAAGTCAGATAAGCTAGGCAGGAAGATGGGTGGGCAGAGAATGTTTGAGATAGAAGAACATTACCAAAGGTAATACTACTTAATTATGAAATAAGCAAGGAATACCTTCCTTCCTTAGCCAAGGTGAGCAGTTGAAGGCAAGGAAAGTAGAGGTAACCTAGTTAAGTTATAAATAAAGGCCCTTTAGAAGTTAGAGCGCTACTACTGAAGCTTATTAAAACTACTGTAAGATTCTAAATCCAGGAAAGTTACACTTTAAAAAGGGCATGGTAGACAAACTAGAACACAGTAGTCCTAGCAGCAACTAGATACAACTGGTAAAGGAGCAGTTGGAACGGTGTGAAGGCTAGCTAGATTTTCAGGGGTTAAGGCGATTCCTGTTCAGTGAATAAACCAGTAAGTGGTATAAACTGGAGGAGTTGGAGGTGAAATACTACCAGATTAAATATTCTTTGAGTAATGTATGAGATCCCCTGGGAGTTGAGATTCATGTGAAAACTTGATTCACTTACATATacctcatatacatatatatgcatttgattttatagaatatttttagTGTGCCTGTTCTTTTTGACCAATTACTGAAGTCGTGTGGAATTTCTCACATTCAAAAACTCTAATTTTAGAGTATTTTCAAACTTTTGGAATAGGGATATTCAACAGTATTTACTAGAAACATTTTACATCTTTGTTGGCTAACAGATTTTAAAACACAAGGTCTAACCCAAATGATTTAATACTCATCCCTAAATTCCAATTTCACATCCTACATAGAATAAAATTGAAGATTTTCTTCACATTTATATATGGTAGGATTTCACCCTTCAAGTCTTACATATATGCAAAGAATGGGATTCTCAACCTCTGTAGTTACTCTGTTAGAATATGTTATATGCTGGTCTAGGAAAGTTTAATTTGAATAAAGTAACAGCAGGTTGGGCATAGTGGTTATATTCCagctttaacccagcacttgggaggcagagacaggtggatctctgtgagtttgaggcaagcctagtctacatagtgagttccaggacactcagagctacatagtgagccctgTCTctgaaccccaccaccaccaaaaaaacacaaaacactctgctaaaccaacaacaaaacctttttaAGACAACTAGCTGAaaacatttttctccattttatatccAAAAGGTATTTTACTCTAATCCAATCCCTAAAAAAAATGGGAATACCCATAAAAGTTTAAggttgtttttcttctctaagttATTAAGCAATGTAAATACTAGGGACAGGATTTTATGGGTCAAAAGTTATTTTGTCAATTAAGATTTAACTCAGTATGCCATTTTGTTTTATAGTCCAGGActtacgtggtgtgtgtgtgtgtatgaaacaaATCTGTAATTGTCAATAATATTAGCTATGTTCAGTAACAGGGTCAGTACCTGTGCTATCTGGATGAACGTCTCCTGAGAATATTGAGGTAGAAGAACCTTAGGAACATCTTTAACAGCATCAACTTGGAGAAAAACATTCAACCAGGAAATGACTGTTACAGGACAAAGTTCCCATTTTAATGCCTGTCAACGAAATTTTAAAATGCCCATTAATAACTACATATATATTACCAACCATCAATCAATATCAATATTTTACTGCATTAACCTTTTCTATGCTCAGACTAAAACATcaattttggctttttaaaaatttgttcaaaattatatttatttcggGTATAGGTACATGCTGTGActtgcatatggaggtcagaggacaacttacaccATGTATGTCCCCCAGGAATCAAAATGTTGTCATGCCTCCCTGGCAGTGAAATGCCTTTAACTTACTGAGTTGGCTATTTGTTATATCAGAAGTTCACTCATAACTATTGTATTAAAAAGTTGCAACTAGGAAAGTACATTATTATTACCTTTAATATATTGAGTTCCATCTTTAAGATATCTACTTCACTGCAAGCACCATCAGTGACATAAGCAAACTCTTGGAGTTTTGGAGCGTAGATTTCctttaatttagaaaatttttattaagcattttaaataaaagcaaaaagaattaGATACAGACTATATGTATATTCAGTTTTAAGGACAGTTTCACAAAGTGATGATAAATCAAAACtgtgtcatattttctttctgtatgtagGTATCTGTGGCTAGCTACTGTATTgattttcaagtttatttttctaGAGTTGACTTTGTATCTAACAATGCATATCTTAATCTGTTATTTCAATTAAGAAACAATTAACAACCTTTATAATACCTTTTTGGTCTGGTGGTCAGACCAAAACAAGACACTACAAATAAGTTCCAGTGTGGCTCATTTGGTTGAGCGCTTGCCTAACGTGTAGGAAATCCTAGCACTGCATATCAAAGTCATCTACCAGCTGCAgactgagttcaaagctagcttgggccactcaaaaaagcaaaaataaggtCTAGAAACCAAACACATTAATTTAATATGAAAGTATTAAttggcgctggagagatggctcagaggttaagagcactgactgctcttccaaaggtcctgagttcaattcccagcaaccacatagtggctcacaaccatctgtaatgagatttggtgccctcttctggcctgcagtcatacatgctgtatacataataaataaatctttaaaaaaaaaaagtattaattatCAAAAAATACTGGGCTTATGCTTGCTTTGGTTACAcctatactttaaaaaacaaaacaaggccagGTGTAgcaacacacattttttaaatcccagtagtcaagaggtagaggcaggcaaatctctctgGGGTCTATGTAGTAAGTTacaggccagctaggactacactGTTAGACCCCTGTCTCAAAGTGCTGACCAAGGATGGGCAAGGCCCTGGGGCTTCAATCCCAGTataagcagaggaagaggagagaattgTGTTTTGGCTGATGGCAAATTTGTCTTAAAAGTACCAAGAATTAGAAATTATTAGAGGGTTAGATAAAGCTGGCACATGGCAGCAAACTAAAGATCATTATTTCAATACACAAAGATGCCTGAAACAAGAGGACAGGCTGACTCTACAAACTGATGTGCTGTATGCTGCAGAACTGGGAGATAAGTTAAACAGCTCAGATGGCACACTGGAAGAGAAAAACATACTTTGGGATATTAATGTGCTCATAATCCCTCAAAATGGTACCAGCCTCAAAGAATATTGGTAACAGTCAACAGTGTGTTAAAAAGTAATGggtgaaaattatatatttttgaaagtttGCAGCAAGAGTTTTCTTCTAACATGACACCAACCAACACTAGACAGGAAAAAGTAGGTCTGACAGGCCATTATCTTTAACCAACAtaacatttctttcatttgattGTTTAGTGTTTAAAGACCATTCTTTTGAATCCATGTGCTGTATAATTATGTAACAACACCATTAGTTTATCTGGTGAAATGAGCCatacaattcccagcatctaAACTAGAGACTAATATAAACTATGTAAGCTAGAGACTAAAATAAAGACCTATGATAATTTCTTCTTCCAtctatataataaaacaattcctATTCCCTAAAGATTTAATACAGAAAATGTTAGTATCCTGAGATtaatatgttcatttaaaaactaGGTTTATAGTAAATTTATCTGGATGAAATTTAAGAACTTACCTCAAGTTTAGAAGCAATGAATAATGCAGTAATCCCAATGAGTTgaagcatatttttatttatatctttttgtGTCAACATATATCTGTCAAAAAAGTCTTGGGCAAGGTAAAATGTCTCCCTATGAAGTGTGTATACTTCACATACCTGaagaaccaaatattcaaatatcacCTTTAGAATTTATCCAAGTTACAAAGTTATCTTTATTATAAAGGCTAAACTTCTTTAGGATGCCAATATTAACATAAAGGAAGGATTAGCATGTACTGATAGAGAGCCTATGATCCTTATCCTTAGTTTTACAGTTTTTTACTTTCATATCTATTGCAGGCTAATATAAAAATCTTTCCATGTTTTTGATTTAATGAGCATTACCCTCATTTTCACTATTGTTAATAATATTGCCATTCCCATACTTAAAGGAAAGTTTCTAACTTTCAACCTTACTCCATGAATTGGGTGCCATTATCTCCTTTTTGgaaatgagaaaacaggaacagtAATAGATGAGTTTAAAACAAACACTGAGTATATTAAAGAACTattctggccgggcgttggtggcgcacgcctttaatcccagcactcgggaggcagagccaggcggatctctgtgagttcgaggccagcctgggctaccaagtgagctccaggaaaggcgcaaagctacacagagaaaccctgtctcaaaaaaaccaaaaaaaaaaaaaaaaaaaaaaaactattctgcTCCTATCTTATACTGTTTTAAAATCAGACACCTGGTGAGTGGTTCAGTAGCAAAGAGCTTGTACTGGTTCCTAGCACCAGAATCTAGCAGCTCATCATTGCTTATAACCTTAgtgccaggagatctgatgccctcttctgatctgggtacctgcactcaatttacacataattaaaattcttAACACCAGGAATAGATGTTGGTTGTATTTCCAAGACATCTTTCCTATGTGTTgacattttaagatttttcaaTCAGTGAACTTATTTTTACATTCAGATTGAAAATAAGTTTGTCATCATACAAAGTAAAAACTTTTAGTTAACATAATTCTGATGCATTGATGCTATTATCACTAGATATTCAGAAATAGACACGATGTTCAATTTTCAGATCCTCCAATGAAAACAGGCAAACCCAACAACTTtcttgctttgcgcctttcctggatcgtgctctgtagaccaggctggcctcgaacccacagagatccaactgcctctgcctcctgagtgctgggattaaaggcgtgtgcgccccgcccccccctcccctgtCAACGGATAATCTTTAAGGACCTGATAACACAACTTCCTCTTATAGTCTTGGAAACATTTCTGAGATCTACTGAAAGGTCCACCCAGTCTTCCTCCCTTAGAATGAATCTACACCTTTTCC harbors:
- the Ccne2 gene encoding G1/S-specific cyclin-E2 isoform X1, whose product is MSRRSSRLQAKQQHAQPSHPDSPLEEAQIIQAKKRKTAQDVKKRQEEITKKHQYEIRNCWPPVLSGGISPCIIIETPHKEIETSDFSRFTNYRFKNLFINPSPLPDLSWGCSQEVWQNMLQKENRYVHDKHFEVLHSDLEPQMRSILLDWLLEVCEVYTLHRETFYLAQDFFDRYMLTQKDINKNMLQLIGITALFIASKLEEIYAPKLQEFAYVTDGACSEVDILKMELNILKALKWELCPVTVISWLNVFLQVDAVKDVPKVLLPQYSQETFIQIAQLLDLCILAVDSLEFQYRILAAAALCHFTSIEVVKKASGLEWDDISECVDWMVPFVSVVKSVSPVKLKTFKKIPMEDRHNIQTHTNYLALLNEVNYVNTFRKGGQLSPVCNGGIMTPPKSTEKPPVKH
- the Ccne2 gene encoding G1/S-specific cyclin-E2 isoform X2, which produces MSRRSRLQAKQQHAQPSHPDSPLEEAQIIQAKKRKTAQDVKKRQEEITKKHQYEIRNCWPPVLSGGISPCIIIETPHKEIETSDFSRFTNYRFKNLFINPSPLPDLSWGCSQEVWQNMLQKENRYVHDKHFEVLHSDLEPQMRSILLDWLLEVCEVYTLHRETFYLAQDFFDRYMLTQKDINKNMLQLIGITALFIASKLEEIYAPKLQEFAYVTDGACSEVDILKMELNILKALKWELCPVTVISWLNVFLQVDAVKDVPKVLLPQYSQETFIQIAQLLDLCILAVDSLEFQYRILAAAALCHFTSIEVVKKASGLEWDDISECVDWMVPFVSVVKSVSPVKLKTFKKIPMEDRHNIQTHTNYLALLNEVNYVNTFRKGGQLSPVCNGGIMTPPKSTEKPPVKH